A genomic window from Populus alba chromosome 19, ASM523922v2, whole genome shotgun sequence includes:
- the LOC118056546 gene encoding transcription factor bHLH153 isoform X1, producing MLSLVSRESKGSKCLKMMENKRSPCSVDHDTLTSLATKRHKADFSISTKERKEKLGERIVALQQLVSPYGKTDTASVLMEAMEYIRFLHEQVQVLSAPYLQGTSPAQMQGLGQQSLESKGLCLVPISYTAGIARSNGADIWAPIKSPSPKFSKSISQFH from the exons ATGCTCTCTCTGGTTTCTCG GGAGAGTAAGGGATCGAAGTGTTTGAAGATGATGGAAAACAAGAGAAGCCCTTGCTCAGTTGACCATGACACTCTCACTTCTCTTGCAACTAAAAGACACAAGGCTGATTTTTCTATCTCCACCAAG GAACGAAAAGAGAAGCTTGGGGAACGCATCGTAGCTCTGCAGCAGCTTGTTTCACCTTATGGAAAG ACTGATACTGCATCTGTCCTTATGGAGGCGATGGAATACATACGGTTCCTTCATGAACAAGTTCAG GTGTTGAGTGCTCCATACCTCCAAGGTACATCGCCAGCACAAATGCAG GGGTTAGGGCAACAGAGTCTAGAAAGCAAAGGTTTATGTCTTGTACCAATATCTTACACTGCAGGCATTGCTCGTAGCAATGGTGCAGATATCTGGGCCCCCATCAAGAGCCCTTCTCCCAAATTTAGTAAGTCTATTTCACAATTTCATTGA
- the LOC118056546 gene encoding transcription factor bHLH153 isoform X2, translating to MMENKRSPCSVDHDTLTSLATKRHKADFSISTKERKEKLGERIVALQQLVSPYGKTDTASVLMEAMEYIRFLHEQVQVLSAPYLQGTSPAQMQGLGQQSLESKGLCLVPISYTAGIARSNGADIWAPIKSPSPKFSKSISQFH from the exons ATGATGGAAAACAAGAGAAGCCCTTGCTCAGTTGACCATGACACTCTCACTTCTCTTGCAACTAAAAGACACAAGGCTGATTTTTCTATCTCCACCAAG GAACGAAAAGAGAAGCTTGGGGAACGCATCGTAGCTCTGCAGCAGCTTGTTTCACCTTATGGAAAG ACTGATACTGCATCTGTCCTTATGGAGGCGATGGAATACATACGGTTCCTTCATGAACAAGTTCAG GTGTTGAGTGCTCCATACCTCCAAGGTACATCGCCAGCACAAATGCAG GGGTTAGGGCAACAGAGTCTAGAAAGCAAAGGTTTATGTCTTGTACCAATATCTTACACTGCAGGCATTGCTCGTAGCAATGGTGCAGATATCTGGGCCCCCATCAAGAGCCCTTCTCCCAAATTTAGTAAGTCTATTTCACAATTTCATTGA
- the LOC118056547 gene encoding uncharacterized protein — protein sequence MNVYKACGVLLFFTFLLPIVKSKEQLSSRECEDLGFTGLALCSDCNTLAEYVKNQELVSDCLKCCTEDSDDSISKITYSGAIIEVCMRKLVFYPEIVGFIEEEKDQFPTVKVQYLFNSPPKLIMLDDEGQHKETIRIDNWKREHMLQFLQGKVKPTSAI from the exons ATGAATGTGTATAAAGCTTGTGgagtgttgttgttttttacttttcttttaccAATTGTGAAATCAAAAGAGCAATTGAGTTCAAGAGAATGTGAGGATCTGGGATTCACAGGACTTGCACTCTGCTCAGATTGCAATACTTTAGCTGAGTATGTTAAAAACCAAG AGTTGGTGTCTGACTGTTTGAAGTGTTGCACGGAGGATTCTGATGATTCCATAAGCAAG ATTACCTACTCTGGTGCAATAATAGAGGTTTGCATGAGGAAATTGGTTTTCTATCCTGAAATTGTTGGTTTcattgaagaagagaaggatCAATTTCCCACCGTTAAAGTCCAATATCTTTTCAATTCTCCACCAAAGCTGATCATGCTGGATGATGAGGGTCAGCATAAGGAAACCATCAG AATTGACAATTGGAAACGTGAACACATGCTTCAGTTCTTGCAGGGGAAGGTTAAGCCTACTTCAGCAATCTAA
- the LOC118056632 gene encoding uncharacterized protein — protein sequence MQDPKNSHTRKPWYQKAIEMATQWKTISKSTEISTTTTNPGLWKAISKSKEVPNKNRTLWKTISRSTEIPTTNPNRAKLRKCSSVRVATTFTRVCLCAPISSYNEVFRADVPPRRSNSYPRSKPFPAVQERVPSARPSMEGRRVIFRGKSLTDDVLMRRFVLEEEAMMQTKRRNQMEVIWRRTMLRRKKLGPSPLSRMVMATIEEF from the exons ATGCAAGATCCAAAGAACTCACACACAAG GAAGCCTTGGTATCAAAAAGCAATAGAGATGGCTACTCAGtggaaaacaatttccaagTCTACAGAAATATCGACGACGACGACAAACCCTGGACTGTGGAAGGCCATTTCCAAGTCTAAGGAAGTCCCAAACAAGAACAGAACATTGTGGAAAACTATTTCAAGATCCACGGAAATCCCAACAACAAACCCTAATAGAGCAAAGCTAAGGAAATGCAGCTCTGTTAGGGTCGCGACGACATTCACTCGTGTTTGTCTTTGCGCACCAATCTCTTCATACAATGAGGTTTTCCGAGCTGACGTTCCTCCTAGAAGAAGCAATAGCTATCCTAGGTCGAAGCCATTTCCTGCGGTGCAAGAAAGAGTACCTAGTGCGAGACCTAGCATGGAAGGAAGAAGAGTGATTTTTCGAGGAAAATCGTTGACCGATGATGTTTTGATGAGGAGATTTGTCTTGGAAGAAGAAGCGATGATGCAAACTAAAAGGAGGAATCAAATGGAAGTTATTTGGAGAAGGACTATGTTGCGAAGGAAAAAGCTTGGACCAAGTCCTCTTAGTAGAATGGTAATGGCTACTATagaagaattttaa
- the LOC118056464 gene encoding protein IQ-DOMAIN 13: protein MGKKGSWFSAIKRVFSPHSKDKLASESDKRSTKEKKKKGLGKLRHGETTSFIPLFREPSSIEKILDEAERENKLIFRPPTPPEELTTPPFVPPRADSPRVASQRVTSPRAATPRVVSPRAASPRVASPRAASPRNAQRHKEIYYRPEPTLRNHLASATKIQAAYRGYVARRSFRALKGLVRLQGVIRGQNVKRQTMNAMKHMQLLVRVQSQIQSRRIQMLENQARRQAQNKNDKEVDSTLGKWGQLSEAGNNEDWDDSVLTKEEIDARLQKRVEAVVKRERAMAYAYSHQLWKATPKSAQSALMDIRSNGFPWWWNWLERQLPPTNPPESQALRNFQLTPPRPRSDMKASPRPPSRSHKQQHFGFDNMDTPTPRSSKSTAFVPTRQARTPLHRTPQANSPSLSKYSMARASAANSPFNLPLKDDDSLMSCPPFSVPNYMSPTVSAKAKERANSNPKERFPGTPTSEKRRLSFPLTQGIGSFKWNKGSFTSKDSSSQKGLDRHQSLQSIGNLSVDSTVSMPSTRKPFNRFV from the exons ATGGGAAAGAAAGGGAGTTGGTTTTCAGCAATCAAGAGGGTCTTTTCACCCCACTCCAAGGACAAACTAGCTAGT GAATCAGATAAGAGAAGCacgaaagaaaagaagaagaagggtctTGGAAAACTAAGACATGGAGAGACCACTTCATTCATTCCCCTGTTTAGAGAACCAAGCAGCATTGAGAAAATTTTGGATGAGGCTGAAAGagagaataaattaattttcaggCCTCCAACGCCTCCTGAGGAACTGACAACACCACCTTTTGTGCCTCCAAGAGCCGATTCTCCGAGGGTTGCTTCTCAAAGAGTCACCTCTCCAAGAGCTGCTACTCCAAGAGTTGTTTCCCCTAGAGCGGCATCTCCAAGGGTTGCTTCCCCTAGAGCAGCTTCTCCTAGGAATGCTCAACGCCATAAGGAGATATATTACAGACCAGAACCAACTCTAAGAAACCATCTTGCTTCGGCTACCAAGATCCAAGCAGCCTATAGAGGCTATGTT GCAAGGAGGAGCTTCAGAGCACTGAAGGGTCTTGTGAGGCTTCAAGGAGTGATAAGAGGACAGAATGTGAAGCGGCAGACAATGAATGCAATGAAACACATGCAGCTCTTGGTGCGGGTCCAGTCTCAGATTCAGTCTCGGAGGATACAGATGTTAGAAAACCAAGCACGACGTCAAgctcaaaacaaaaatgataaagaagTGGATAGTACCTTGGGCAAATGGGGCCAGTTG TCTGAGGCAGGTAATAACGAAGACTGGGATGACAGCGTGCTGACAAAGGAGGAAATTGATGCAAGGTTGCAGAAAAGGGTGGAGGCAGTCGTCAAGAGAGAAAGAGCCATGGCTTATGCATATTCCCACCAG CTGTGGAAAGCCACTCCAAAATCTGCTCAGTCAGCTCTAATGGATATCCGTTCCAATGGGTTTCCATGGTGGTGGAACTGGTTAGAGCGTCAGCTACCTCCAACTAATCCTCCTGAAAGCCAAGCCTTGAGGAATTTTCAACTTACACCACCAAGGCCACGTTCCGATATGAAGGCTAGCCCTAGGCCCCCATCCAGGAGCCACAAGCAACAACATTTTGGGTTTGATAATATGGATACTCCAACACCGAGATCCTCAAAATCAACTGCTTTTGTGCCAACGAGACAAGCGCGAACTCCTCTACATAGAACTCCACAAGCCAACAGCCCTAGCTTGTCAAAATATTCAATGGCAAGAGCCAGTGCAGCAAATTCTCCTTTTAACCTGCCATTGAAGGATGACGATAGCCTCATGAGCTGCCCACCATTTTCAGTGCCAAACTACATGAGTCCTACAGTTTCAGCCAAAGCCAAAGAAAGAGCTAATAGCAATCCCAAGGAGAGGTTTCCAGGGACCCCAACCAGTGAAAAGAGGAGACTGTCATTCCCTCTTACACAGGGCATTGGGTCTTTCAAGTGGAACAAAGGCTCCTTCACTAGCAAGGATTCAAGTTCTCAAAAGGGTTTAGATAGGCATCAGTCACTTCAATCCATAGGAAACTTGAGTGTGGATTCAACCGTCTCGATGCCTTCCACGCGAAAGCCATTTAACCGATTCGTGTGA
- the LOC118056570 gene encoding cytochrome b561 and DOMON domain-containing protein At5g47530, translating to MARSVIFLAAIFLSFCTLSCIAQQQPCTTYKFSKNKQFSSCSDLPVLSSSLHWNYHPLSSRVEVAFRHTGVTDRRWIAWAINPTSGGMIGSQAIVSFQRTDGSLAVYTSPITSYGTRLEQGNLSFPVSDLSATNQNNEMIIYASLELHGNISTVNHLWQVGPMSENTPMMHSVAPSSPNVKSMGSLDFLSGRIKATRSSSTTLKNVHGILNTVSWGILMPVGAVIARYLKKFESAAPLWFYLHVGCQLLAYILGGLSGFGTGIFLGVRSHGIEHSCHKIIGIVLFCLATAQVFGGLVRPDKDSKYRPFFNWFHFLAGCSTLILSIFNIYKGFDILHAARFWRLTYSGIILALLLVTLLLEICTRWYLPITKRSMSKTVDKNTSTVAAVAAMEV from the coding sequence ATGGCCCGTTCTGTGATTTTTCTGGCcgccatctttctttctttctgcacATTGTCATGCATAGCACAACAACAACCATGCACCAcctataaattttcaaaaaacaaacagttCTCTTCTTGCAGCGACTTGCCTGTTTTGAGCTCCTCTCTTCACTGGAACTACCATCCATTATCCAGCAGAGTTGAGGTTGCCTTCAGGCATACTGGCGTGACCGATCGCAGATGGATTGCTTGGGCTATCAATCCAACTTCAGGAGGGATGATTGGTTCCCAAGCAATCGTTTCTTTTCAGAGAACGGATGGAAGTCTTGCTGTCTATACTTCGCCTATAACAAGTTATGGAACGCGATTGGAACAAGGAAATCTTAGCTTTCCTGTCTCGGACTTGTCTGCTACTAATCAGAACAACGAGATGATAATCTATGCAAGCTTAGAGCTCCATGGAAACATCAGCACGGTGAATCATCTCTGGCAAGTAGGCCCAATGTCTGAAAACACTCCAATGATGCATAGTGTTGCTCCATCCAGTCCCAACGTTAAATCCATGGGGAGTTTGGACTTCCTTTCAGGAAGGATTAAAGCGACAAGAAGCTCTTCAACAACACTGAAAAATGTCCATGGAATATTGAACACAGTAAGCTGGGGTATTCTAATGCCTGTTGGGGCCGTCATTGCCAGATACTTGAAGAAGTTCGAATCTGCAGCCCCTTTGTGGTTCTACTTGCATGTCGGTTGTCAACTGCTGGCCTATATTCTTGGTGGTCTGTCTGGATTTGGGACTGGAATATTTCTTGGCGTAAGGTCTCATGGTATTGAACATAGCTGTCACAAAATCATCGGCATTGTGCTCTTCTGTCTTGCAACAGCACAGGTGTTTGGTGGTCTAGTCAGACCTGACAAAGATAGCAAGTATCGTCCCTTCTTCAACTGGTTCCACTTCCTGGCGGGTTGCTCAACACTTATCCTAAGCATATTCAACATATACAAAGGATTTGACATATTGCACGCCGCAAGATTTTGGAGGCTTACCTACAGTGGTATAATACTAGCTTTGCTACTGGTCACGCTACTATTGGAAATATGCACAAGATGGTACCTACCGATAACTAAGCGTTCGATGTCAAAAACCGTGGACAAAAACACATCCACTGTCGCTGCAGTAGCTGCAATGGAGGTTTAG
- the LOC118056630 gene encoding uncharacterized protein, which produces MSGFSSLAPKTKNLVVAGGLSAFVFGVYFYTMRAVGGTDELQTAIDKFEQQKSKEESEATIPSKA; this is translated from the coding sequence ATGTCTGGATTCAGTAGCCTTGCACCTAAGACCAAGAATCTGGTAGTTGCTGGAGGCTTGTCAGCATTTGTTTTTGGGGTTTATTTCTACACCATGAGAGCTGTTGGAGGGACAGACGAACTTCAGACTGCTATTGATAAGTTTGAACAGCAGAAAAGCAAGGAAGAGTCTGAGGCAACCATCCCATCTAAGGCTTGA
- the LOC118056581 gene encoding uncharacterized protein, with the protein MGLINNHKSCPVIESHHSTHKFFTICNYILLCAASSCIFLTLSLRLFPSLCGFFVILLHMFTIIAAVSGCSVALSGSNKWYAAHMISTSLTAIFQGSVSVLIFTQTGDFLGYLKSYVREEDGAVILKLAGGLCLLIFCLEWVVLVLAFLLRYYAFAEGNGSGAGSFDRNGKVQEEELKNWPWPLQY; encoded by the coding sequence ATGGGTCTCATTAACAATCACAAATCTTGTCCAGTGATTGAATCCCACCACTCAACGCATAAATTCTTCACCATATGCAACTACATTCTCTTGTGTGCAGCCTCTAGTTGCATATTCCTCACTCTTTCTCTCCGTTTATTCCCTTCCCTCTGCGGCTTCTTTGTCATTCTCCTCCACATGTTCACCATCATTGCAGCTGTATCTGGCTGTTCTGTGGCCTTATCTGGATCCAACAAATGGTATGCAGCTCACATGATCAGCACCTCTCTAACAGCAatatttcaaggatcagttTCAGTCCTTATCTTTACACAGACTGGTGATTTCTTGGGGTACTTGAAGTCTTACGTGAGAGAGGAAGATGGTGCTGTTATCTTGAAGTTGGCTGGTGGGCTTTGTTTGCTGATCTTTTGCTTGGAATGGGTTGTGTTGGTTCTTGCTTTCTTGTTGAGGTACTATGCTTTTGCAGAAGGAAATGGGAGTGGAGCTGGTTCTTTTGATAGAAATGGAAAAGTTCAAGAAGAGGAGTTGAAAAACTGGCCTTGGCCTTTGCAATATTAG